A single region of the Podospora pseudopauciseta strain CBS 411.78 chromosome 1, whole genome shotgun sequence genome encodes:
- a CDS encoding hypothetical protein (COG:S; EggNog:ENOG503NUFE) yields the protein MFRSSTPDPPKSKTRFWNKMPSLFSRLKGKDGKKSKKDQLDLDDQLAKKPRWEGDAWARKTVDPEEVEELLRFSTEELKARALDLPFLLLPFRPTSDPSAVRTFVRHFFGNRDGAQTLYGEALAQELRMTEPMVISGVVKWCWSRLPGGVVGWDSYELFSLGEQDSNLARDSFKTFIPLSFEKRKAQAQIVFHFFDLLSAVAAHGKTNGFGGRKLSRMAAWWAFEQTEADRANGFEGAYKAWLKAADATSHLFFAYLRSLAPEPVVGGISLLPMSLQKLLQETEYPPQRPHLLQTSTYRVAMIVDTVSPTPFALLRRANHFQYRDDDRALKQWSEYEDPIKALTEECVRVLRAISAANQSHAVSSSKHSTSLRDASWSRFEDIGFASALEEEDELDDSLAVQRRQQGMRNTPASGNDLGRPTTPSWADFLSSGFVDEKNNTSHLLPPDKVLPPIETNLRQRSSQSHRPRLENETHLEPGELASITRFDLDDAFWWVWLTSLAPEETSERKSTFGRCAVIETIIRDGRWLVMEEIVKGAAPDPAEGAYIAEKKGFFSWTRRSKTSGLNRRKSTAGKHALEKSDNYLNTSSTMGFSKTSIGPDQQAKIQAAAQQLQAQERQKTQPQAVERRGRSDADYMHEKTNSVFTLQASILNEASPAVKWANKYDKDAIREAYLADNSAGRGGSTASSVNGTTPPAANGNERPPQPPPKSTPQPQPAPITIPAPATVTPRTETPTPETPRATEKELEAPKDVHPVERVSDGGGRSTPAPPPKPKDQVANVTSMELTREQMVSPEPDSPERKQNKLQKELSKSPTATGGFRKLFGRARRSSKVPDSAPEQLNTMLASPTAAAAAAPVKAVAPEQPPKQETPQPLPPKVEPATALPARKAVPPAAAPAAAPAPAPVAAAPEPQTEPTYEPSVHEDVSRVNTRDAAAASEEFSRFDQGPLLDQPAFVPDEEDTDTDDAVPPPIARHSSRSPLPSPALPQAPKQQAPAPAPAPAKRQLPAPAPAVPEAMDRWAQIRKNAAERAAQRGPASPASPPPPVSPEMRRPAPRFARKDETDGDTSGEETIESRVARIKARVAELTSNQEGMGGPGARSPPPPIRR from the exons ATGTTTCGGTCTTCCACTCCTGACCCTCCAAAATCCAAGACACGCTTCTGGAACAAGATGCCGAGTCTTTTCTCCCGcctcaagggcaaggacGGGAAGAAATCCAAAAAGGACCAGCTCGATCTCGACGACCAATTAGCAAAGAAACCACGATGGGAGGGCGACGCCTGGGCTCGCAAGACGGTCGACcctgaggaggtggaggaattGCTTCGATTTTCTACAGAAGAGCTCAAGGCGCGAG CTCTCGATCTTCCCTTTTTACTACTTCCCTTCCGACCAACGTCGGACCCGAGTGCTGTTCGCACCTTTGTGCGACACTTTTTCGGCAACAGAGATGGCGCCCAAACACTGTATGGAGAGGCATTGGCGCAGGAGCTGCGCATGACGGAGCCCATG GTTATCTCGGGCGTTGTGAAATGGTGCTGGAGCAGACTTCCGGGCGGTGTGGTAGGGTGGGATTCTTATGAGTTGTTCAGCCTTGGAGAGCAAGACTCGAACCTGGCCAGAGACTCTTTCAAGACCTTTATTCCGCTCAGCTttgagaagagaaaggcgCAGGCGCAAATCGTCTTTCACTTTTTCGACCTGCTGTCGGCAGTTGCCGCCCACGGGAAGACGAACGGGTTCGGCGGGCGCAAGCTCTCACGGATGGCTGCATGGTGGGCTTTCGAGCAGACCGAAGCCGACAGGGCCAATGGGTTCGAGGGCGCGTACAAGGCGTGGCTCAAGGCTGCCGATGCTACAAGCCATCTTTTCTTTGCATACCTCAGATCCCTCGCGCCAGAACCAGTGGTTGGCGGCATTTCGCTGCTACCCATGTCGTTGCAGAAGCTTCTCCAGGAGACCGAATACCCGCCGCAGAGGCCCCATCTCTTGCAAACATCTACTTACAGGGTTGCCATGATAGTCGATACTGTTTCACCAACACCGTTTGCCCTCTTGAGACGAGCCAACCACTTCCAATACCGCGACGACGACCGAGCTTTGAAGCAGTGGTCTGAATACGAGGATCCCATCAAGGCCCTGACCGAGGAGTGCGTCAGAGTTCTTCGGGCCATCTCGGCCGCGAACCAGTCACACGCCGTTTCGAGTTCGAAACACTCGACCAGTCTTCGTGACGCTTCGTGGTCTCGATTTGAGGACATTGGGTTTGCGAGTGctctggaggaggaagacgaatTGGACGACTCGCTGGCAGTTCAACGCCGACAGCAGGGAATGCGGAACACGCCCGCCTCTGGCAACGACTTGGGAcggccaacaacaccatcctgGGCCGACTTTTTGTCTTCGGGTTTCGTTGACGAGAAGAACAACACGAGCCACTTGCTGCCGCCTGACAAGGTCCTTCCCCCCATCGAGACGAACCTCCGCCAACGCAGCTCGCAGTCCCACAGACCGAGACTCGAGAACGAAACCCATCTTGAACCTGGCGAGCTCGCTAGCATCACCCGCTTCGATCTTGATGATGCTTTCTGGTGGGTTTGGCTGACCAGTTTGGCTCCTGAGGAGACTTCGGAAAGGAAGTCTACTTTTGGGCGCTGTGCCGTGATTGAGACTATTATTCGAGATGGTCGCTGGTTGGTCATGGAGGAAATCGTCAAGGGCGCTGCCCCTGATCCGGCCGAGGGAGCCTACAttgcggagaagaagggcttCTTCAGTTGGACCCGCCGTTCCAAGACTTCTGGCCTGAACAGGAGAAAGTCGACCGCAGGAAAGCATGCTTTGGAAAAGAGCGATAATTACCTGAACACGAGCTCCACCATGGGCTTCAGCAAGACCAGCATTGGCCCTGACCAGCAAGCCAAGATTCAGGCAGCTGCGCAACAGCTCCAGGCCCAGGAGAGGCAAAAGACCCAACCCCAGGCCGTGgagcggagggggaggagcgaTGCCGACTACATGCACGAGAAGACCAACAGCGTCTTCACACTGCAGGCGAGCATCCTTAATGAGGCGTCTCCGGCTGTCAAGTGGGCGAACAAGTATGACAAGGACGCGATTAGAGAGGCCTATTTGGCAGATAACAGCGCCGGCCGTGGCGGTAGCACAGCTTCTAGCGTCAACGGAACCACTCCTCCTGCTGCAAATGGCAATGAGCGTCCTCCTCAGCCACCTCCCAAGTCAACACCGCAACCTCAACCTGCCCCGATCACTATCCCCGCACCCGCTACTGTTACTCCTCGGACAGAAACGCCGACCCCAGAGACGCCCAGGGCCACagagaaggagctggaagcACCCAAAGATGTCCACCCTGTCGAACGGGTATCTGACGGTGGAGGTCGTAGCACGCCTGCGCCTCcacccaagcccaaggatCAGGTCGCCAACGTCACTAGCATGGAGTTGACTCGTGAGCAAATGGTTTCGCCCGAGCCCGATAGCCCGGAGAGGAAGCAGAATAAGCTGCAGAAGGAATTATCTAAGAGTCCCACTGCTACCGGCGGCTTTAGGAAACTGTTTGGTCGTGCTAGGAGGTCATCCAAGGTGCCTGATAGCGCTCCCGAGCAGCTCAACACCATGCTTGCTTCCCCAAcagctgccgctgccgctgccccCGTTAAGGCCGTCGCCCCTGAGCAACCTCCGAAGCAGGAAACTCCTCAGCCATTGCCCCCCAAGGTTGAGCCGGCTACGGCCCTTCCTGCTCGCAAGGCGGTTCCTCCCGCGGCGGCTCCTGCTGCCGCCCCAGCTCCCGCCCCagtggctgctgctcctgagCCTCAGACCGAACCCACCTATGAGCCGTCTGTTCATGAGGATGTGTCCCGCGTCAACACCCGGGatgctgccgctgccagCGAGGAGTTCTCCCGCTTTGATCAGGGACCTCTCCTTGACCAGCCCGCGTTTGTTCCGGATGAAGAGGACACCGACACTGATGATGCCGTGCCCCCTCCTATCGCCCGGCACTCGTCCCGCTCCCCTCTGCCATCGCCTGCGTTGCCACAAGCTCCCAAGCAACAGGCACCCGCACCTGCACCTGCGCCAGCTAAGCGTCAGCTTCCAGCGCCGGCGCCCGCCGTACCCGAGGCGATGGATCGCTGGGCTCAGATTCGTAAGAACGCTGCTGAGCGCGCGGCCCAGCGTGGCCCAGCTTCTCCtgcctctccaccgccgccagtATCGCCAGAGATGCGGAGACCTGCTCCCAGGTTCGCCAGAAAGGACGAGACCGATGGGGACACCAGCGGTGAAGAGA CTATCGAGTCCCGGGTAGCCCGCATCAAGGCTAGAGTGGCCGAGTTGACCAGTAATCAGGAAGGCATGGGCGGACCAGGTGCTcgctcaccaccgcctccgaTTCGTCGTTAG
- the CHT4_1 gene encoding Chitinase 4 (EggNog:ENOG503NW3A; CAZy:GH18; COG:G) has translation MLTTATILVPFLLGGFQVVKAAPKQVIQLSPQEGLEIVCNAGRSTTVTVTRTVEVARTVSVMVTTGAPQASVGVVRSSSGLRVVSSSSRTGTAPPSTAGSVVGGGGGNGTGFRNAVYFTNWGIYGNNFQPQDLPADRITHVLYSFADIASNGEVFSSDTYSDLEKRYPTDSWNDQGNNAYGCVKQMYLLKKKHRQLKVLLSIGGWTYSPKFAPVAATAAGRKRFCSSAVKLVQDWGFDGLDIDWEYPASATEAADFVSLLKECREALDDYSAKHAKGYHMPITIACPAGPTHYGQMDIPRMDKYIDAWHLMAYDYAGSWDSVSGHQSNVFLSTTNPDSTKFSTEKAVNDYVAKGVAPGKIVLGLPLYGRGFEATSGPGRPYNGIGEGSAQAGIWNYKDLPRPGAKEFWDEQAVAAWSFDERKQEFISYDTVRSAVEKVKYLKGKGLGGTVFWEAAGDKVREEESLVRTVVREFGGTNKLAGALNLLSYPVSEYDNIRAGMP, from the exons ATGTTGACCACAGCTACGATCCTCGTCCCCTTTTTGCTTGGTGGATTCCAAGTCGTGAAGGCGGCACCGAAGCAGGTTATTCAGTTGAGTCCGCAGGAGGGGCTGGAGATTGTGTGCAATGCGGGGAGGTCTACGACGGTGACGGTTACGaggacggtggaggttgcGAGGACGGTTTCGGTGATGGTTACCACGGGTGCACCGCAGGCTTCGGTTGGGGTGGTACGGAGTAGCTCCGGCTTGAGGGTGGTGTCGAGTAGTTCGAGGACTGGGACGGCGCCGCCGAGTACTGCTGGgtctgttgttgggggtgggggtgggaatgggACGGGGTTTAGGAATGCGGTTTATTTTACGAATTG GGGCATCTACGGCAACAACTTCCAGCCCCAGGACTTGCCGGCCGACAGGATCACACATGTGCTGTATTCGTTTGCGGATATTGCTTCTAATGGGGAGGT ATTCTCCTCAGACACCTACTCCGACCTCGAAAAGCGCTACCCGACCGACTCCTGGAACGACCAAGGCAACAACGCCTACGGCTGCGTCAAGCAGATGTAcctcctcaagaagaagcaccGCCAGCTCAAGGTGCTGCTTTCCATCGGCGGGTGGACGTACTCTCCCAAATTCGCCCCCGTGGCTGCCACCGCCGCTGGCCGCAAAAGGTTTTGCTCTTCGGCGGTGAAGCTGGTCCAAGACTGGGGGTTTGACGGGTTGGATATCGACTGGGAGTATCCCGCCTCTGCGACCGAAGCCGCTGATTTTGTTTCGCTGCTGAAAGAGTGCAGAGAGGCCTTGGATGACTACTCTGCCAAGCACGCAAAGGGGTATCACATGCCTATTACTATTGCTTGTCCGGCGGGTCCGACGCATTATGGCCAGATGGATATCCCACGGATGGATAAGTATATTGACGCGTGGCATCTTATGGCGTATGACTATGCCGGGTCGTGGGATAGTGTGTCCGGGCATCAGAGCAATGTTTTCCTTAGCACGACTAATCCGGACTCTACAAAATTCTCGACGGAGAAGGCGGTGAATGATTATGTGGCCAAGGGGGTCGCGCCGGGGAAGATTGTGCTGGGACTGCCGCTTtatgggagggggtttgaggcTACGAGTGGGCCGGGGAGGCCGTATAATGGGATTGGCGAGGGGTCGGCGCAGGCGGGGATTTGGAATTATAAGGATTTGCCTAGGCCGGGGGCGAAAGAGTTTTGGGATGAGCAGGCGGTTGCGGCGTGGAGTTTTGATGAGAGGAAGCAGGAGTTTATTAGTTATGATACGGTTAGGAGTGcggtggagaaggtgaagtatttgaaggggaaggggttgggggggacggtgttttgggaggcggcgggggataaggtgagggaggaggagagtttGGTGAggacggtggtgagggagtttggggggACGAATAAGTTGGCGGGGGCTTTGAACTTGTTGAGTTATCCAGTTAGTGAGTACGATAATATTAGGGCGGGAATGCCTTGA
- a CDS encoding hypothetical protein (COG:S; EggNog:ENOG503P9DT), with amino-acid sequence MRPALISVVALSAVVSCQLVVPLLQQRAEAAPPSQRTLNHNQKIMDPNNSPGPALPPDSGVPSRTDPPPHSGGGGVILSDVIGRDRSVNLFAGFIRDIESTSVRLDDPSKNTTVLAPLNSAVEGLPRKPWEDPREYGALGPNAYEGGDGHERAQKNIQQFVEAHLIPVGIWSKGQKVKTLLGDREVWWEEREDGTRVVQPGDIEVVEVSSSVANGEVWILKKVRNYA; translated from the exons ATGCGCCCTGCTCTTATTTCTGTCGTTGCTCTGAGTGCCGTCGTTTCCTGTCAGCTTGTCGTACCCCTCTTGCAGCAAAGAGCGGAAGCAGCCCCGCCGTCACAGCGAACTCTCAACCACAATCAAAAGATCATGgaccccaacaacagccccggTCCGGCATTGCCTCCGGACTCCGGAGTTCCGTCGAGGACTGACCCACCTCCGCActccggcggcggtggtgttaTCCTTTCGGATGTGATCGGCCGGGATAGGTCTGTCAACTTATTTGCAGG CTTCATCAGAGATATTGAATCCACCTCTGTTCGGCTTGATGACCCGTCAAAAAACACAACGGTGCTCGCACCGCTCAACTCTGCGGTGGAGGGCTTACCTCGTAAACCATGGGAAGATCCCAGAGAGTACGGTGCCCTTGGGCCCAATGCTTAtgaaggaggtgatggccATGAGAGGGCACAGAAGAACATTCAGCAGTTTGTGGAGGCTCACCTTATCCCGGTTGGTATCTGGTCCAAGGGCCAGAAGGTGAAGACTCTGCTTGGGGATAGGGAGGTGTGGTgggaagaaagggaagaCGGGACCCGTGTGGTGCAGCCGGGGGATattgaggttgttgaggtttcGAGCTCTGTTGCGAATGGTGAGGTGTGGATTTTGAAGAAGGTTCGGAATTATGCCTga
- the SIN3 gene encoding Transcriptional regulatory protein sin3 (COG:B; EggNog:ENOG503NTW5) has protein sequence MNSQPLHPGPGAAFDRERDMEEQRHRALQQDEIARRERERERDRDRDRDRDRDDAERQHREPYQPAAPHHSSAGSLPIHQPVASRISNSITGPGGLLANHNNPAPALPVGGPPGPAPSFGGALHSAEAGRPPQHGAPGAAPAPQHQMFGPMVHGPNGPPPNSLGGAGGGPGPAAIFGGPLQQQQQQQENGRALAQEGARSMQQLPFGPGVNPPHGMTPGSNNMGQGQQPILNDALSYLDQVKVQFSEQPDVYNKFLDIMKDFKSQTIDTPGVINRVSELFAGHPTLIQGFNTFLPPGYRIECGLENNPNSIRVTTPSGSMIHSIGAPRPAQLEPAPPTSNPPQGYIGTVRPGPWQQVLQHSVESPEAAFSVPAQNGPPGFPGSSQSASFETSPNQPRSVPAVPNGSALSQPPVPRTAHTPTPGAGPPSANGSAAQQASMEKRGPVEFNHAISYVNKIKVRDFFSPVAPVRIVSYSPRVSMGHLNGESMGQASTEWIHFFLSLAQRPLTPSLIQNRFQDKPEIYKQFLEILQTYQREQKPIQDVYSQVTTLFHSAPDLLEDFKQFLPESAAQTRSAGQRPDETMPMAITTPTPQPGSLQRDGPKMPPVGNFAPPASAAKETKKRRAEKPATAASASVANEQAQSSALRGSLPAATTGNKRMKVTHKPNNADVAFIESTLTPTMPEPLPPTPINISHQDELAFFEKVKKHIGNRTANTEFLKLINMWNNDLIDTPTLVYKANQFMGGNPELLASLRAILRYDDATDDFVENKPEPPTGKVSLSNCRGFGPSYRLLPRRERLKPCTGRDELCQSVLNDEWASHPTWASEDSGFVAHRKNAYEEGLHRIEEERHDYDFFIEANQKCIQLLEPIAHSMLNMPASERHNFTMPVGLGGQSTSIYKRVLKKIYGPEKGCEVANDLFRNPYAVVPIVLARLKQKDEEWRFTQREWEKVWQNQTEAMHLKSLDHMGIQVKISDKRSLSAKHLVDSIKTKHEEQRRIRLAKGQTARYQFLYKLEDQGVLLDLLRLMVVYVNSNGGHSGVEKRRIIEFFEKFIPTFFDIPDEKFQERINDIEVESAEEDEDDGTPLELTNGRSRRNGKKSDLLRGVLDPGRNGSRSRGQKEGSAASGSKETTPDVGSANEEEMPDAPEDGSVPEVSNGRWLPTIPRPAIVDKSKGDPANDLVDVDGELKADAPFTRSVYNFYCNQTIYVFFTIFTTLYKRLLDVKESRASVFEEIEREQAEKPAKTLGTVNGGLKFFDPTNPESFWPKTVQLIEDYIGGEVDENRYQDVLRHYYLKRGWKLYTIQDVLKSLCRLALQCNNPDAKGEKAKELVKAFLDSRAQSETSFQNEISMRKFAEKCIKDGEMFVISWNPKGKFATTRWLQKDETTFYTDEMERVQQWQYYISSYIRIENTEGIPRSRLQKVLLERNLPSDAKDSSDDGFSPKPLVYSENLIVRTCLNSYKMVFEQGTSDCAVYSTDSAREVEVDGDEDAAQAMFSAELRGEKIKERLLINNQWMKGHSHDEVQRSKDDFQRWMDGVVGGVDGGEGQGQDVAMEG, from the exons ATGAATAGCCAGCCCCTGCACCCAGGCCCCGGAGCCGCCTTTGACCGTGAGCGCGACATGGAGGAGCAACGCCATCGTGCCCTCCAACAGGACGAGATTGCCCGACGGGAACGAGAAAGAGAGCGCGACCGTGACCGTGACCGCGACCGTGATCGTGACGACGCTGAGCGCCAGCACCGCGAACCCTACCAGCCCGCTGCCCCCCATCACAGCAGTGCCGGCTCCCTCCCTATCCACCAACCCGTCGCATCCAGAATATCCAACTCCATCACCGGCCCTGGAGGCTTGCTGGCAAACCACAATAATCCTGCCCCCGCTCTGCCAGTTGGTGGACCTCCCGGCCCTGCGCCTAGCTTTGGTGGAGCGCTTCACTCTGCCGAGGCCGGTCGCCCCCCTCAGCATGGCGCCCCCGGAGCTGCCCCAGCCCCTCAGCACCAGATGTTTGGACCTATGGTACATGGACCGAAtggtcctcctcccaactccttgggtggtgccggtggaggGCCGGGACCAGCTGCCATCTTCGGCGGGCcgttgcagcagcagcagcagcagcaggagaatgGGCGGGCGCTGGCGCAAGAAGGGGCCCGCAGCATGCAGCAGCTCCCCTTTGGCCCCGGCGTAAATCCTCCTCATGGCATGACTCCTGGCTCAAATAACATGGGCCAAGGGCAGCAGCCGATCTTGAAC GATGCGTTGAGCTATCTTGATCAGGTGAAGGTTCAGTTCTCCGAACAGCCCGATGTGTACAACAAATTCTTGGACATTATGAAGGACTTCAAGAGTCAAAC AATCGACACGCCGGGCGTGATCAATAGGGTGTCCGAGCTTTTCGCTGGCCATCCGACGTTAATCCAAGGGTTCAAcaccttcctccctcctGGCTATCGCATCGAGTGCGGCCTGGAGAACAACCCCAATAGCATCCGCGTGACCACCCCATCCGGGTCCATGATTCACTCGATCGGAGCGCCCCGACCAGCACAACTCGAGCCAGCACCTCCGACATCGAACCCTCCTCAAGGATACATTGGCACCGTGAGACCTGGGCCGTGGCAGCAGGTTTTGCAACACAGCGTGGAAAGTCCCGAGGCTGCCTTCAGTGTCCCGGCCCAGAACGGTCCACCAGGGTTCCCTGGCTCAAGCCAGAGCGCGTCTTTCGAAACTAGCCCGAATCAACCAAGATCAGTGCCGGCGGTTCCCAACGGTTCTGCCCTGAGCCAACCTCCAGTCCCGCGAACAGCACACACTCCAACACCTGGCGCCGGTCCACCAAGTGCAAACGGTTCTGCCGCTCAGCAGGCCAGCATGGAAAAGCGGGGACCCGTCGAGTTCAACCACGCGATCAGTTACGTGAATAAGATCAAGGTACGCGACTTTTTTTCCCCTGTTGCTCCCGTGCGTATTGTTTCCTATTCACCTCGAGTCTCAATGGGGCACCTCAATGGGGAGTCGATGGGTCAAGCAAGCACAGAGTGGATAcacttttttctctcccTGGCACAACGCCCATTGACGCCTTCTCTTATTCAGAATCGCTTCCAGGACAAACCCGAAATCTACAAGCAATTCTTGGAGATACTCCAAACGTACCAACGCGAGCAAAAGCCCATCCAAGACGTATATTCGCAAGTCACGACGCTCTTCCACTCGGCCCCCGATCTTCTCGAAGACTTCAAACAATTTCTCCCTGAGTCGGCCGCGCAGACCCGATCCGCCGGTCAGCGACCTGACGAAACGATGCCCATGGCAATCACCACTCCCACGCCCCAGCCCGGCAGTCTCCAGCGCGACGGTCCCAAGATGCCTCCAGTTGGCAATTTTGCGCCACCGGCGAGCGCCGCGAAGGAGACCAAGAAGCGACGCGCCGAGAAACCTGCGACTGCCGCTTCTGCCTCTGTCGCGAACGAACAAGCGCAGTCATCTGCTCTCCGCGGATCATTACCTGCCGCCACGACTGGCAACAAACGGATGAAGGTGACACACAAGCCCAACAATGCCGATGTTGCCTTTATCGAGTCAACTTTGACTCCCACTATGCCCGAGCCTCTCCCGCCCACTCCCATCAACATTTCCCACCAAGACGAGCTTGCTTTTTTCGAGAAAGTCAAGAAGCACATTGGCAACCGAACCGCCAACACAGAATTCCTCAAGCTGATCAATATGTGGAACAACGACCTGATCGACACACCTACCTTGGTCTACAAGGCGAACCAGTTTATGGGCGGCAATCCCGAGTTGCTTGCCAGTCTGCGGGCTATCCTCAGGTACGACGACGCCACAGATGATTTCGTCGAGAACAAACCCGAGCCACCCACGGGCAAGGTTTCCCTGAGCAATTGTCGCGGCTTCGGCCCGAGCTACCGACTCCTCCCTAGAAGGGAACGGCTCAAGCCTTGCACCGGCCGCGACGAGCTCTGCCAATCGGTTCTCAATGATGAGTGGGCGTCACACCCGACCTGGGCCTCCGAAGACTCCGGTTTTGTTGCCCACAGAAAGAATGCGTATGAGGAAGGTCTCCACCGtatcgaggaggagcgccATGACTACGACTTCTTCATCGAGGCCAACCAGAAGTGCATCCAGCTCTTGGAGCCCATTGCTCACAGCATGCTCAACATGCCGGCGTCAGAAAGACACAACTTCACCATGCCTGTAGGACTCGGAGGGCAGAGTACTTCGATCTACaagagggtgttgaagaagattTACGGCCCGGAGAAGGGCTGCGAAGTTGCCAACGACTTGTTCCGAAACCCCTACGCCGTTGTACCTATTGTGTTGGCGCGTTTGAAGCAGAAGGACGAGGAGTGGCGATTTACGCAAAGAGAATGGGAGAAAGTGTGGCAGAACCAGACCGAGGCTATGCACCTCAAGAGTTTGGACCACATGGGTATCCAAGTCAAGATCAGCGACAAGCGCAGCCTCTCTGCCAAACATCTCGTCGACAGTATCAAGACCAAGCACGAAGAACAACGCCGTATCCGTCTTGCAAAGGGTCAAACCGCACGATACCAGTTTCTCTACAAGCTGGAAGACCAGGGTGTTCTCCTCGATTTACTTCGCCTTATGGTGGTCTACGTCAATAGCAATGGCGGACACAGCGGCgtggagaagagaaggatcATCGAGTTCTTCGAGAAGTTTATTCCCACCTTCTTTGACATTCCCGACGAGAAGTTCCAGGAAAGAATCAACGATATCGAGGTGGAGTCCgcggaagaggatgaggatgacggtACTCCTCTGGAGCTCACCAATGGCCGCAGTCGTCGAAATGGCAAGAAGTCCGACCTCCTTCGCGGCGTCTTGGATCCTGGCCGCAACGGCAGTCGTAGCAGAGGGCAGAAGGAGGGCAGTGCCGCCTCGGGCAGCAAGGAGACAACACCTGACGTTGGATCTGCGAACGAGGAAGAGATGCCTGACGCCCCAGAGGATGGCTCCGTTCCTGAGGTGTCGAATGGCCGCTGGCTTCCCACGATCCCACGACCTGCCATTGTCGATAAAAGCAAGGGTGATCCAGCGAATGACCTGGTCGATGTGGACGGCGAGTTGAAGGCAGACGCTCCATTCACCCGATCGGTCTACAACTTCTACTGCAACCAGACCATCTAtgtcttcttcaccatcttCACGACGTTATACAAGCGATTGTTGGATGTCAAGGAGAGCAGAGCGAGCGTTTTCGAGGAGATTGAGCGTGAGCAGGCTGAGAAGCCAGCCAAGACCTTGGGCACAGTCAACGGTGGCTTGAAGTTCTTTGACCCCACTAACCCAGAGTCCTTCTGGCCAAAGACTGTCCAACTGATTGAGGACTAcattggtggtgaggttgatgagaacCGGTACCAGGATGTGTTGCGCCACTACTACCTCAAGCGGGGGTGGAAGTTGTACACCATTCAGGATGTCCTCAAGTCTCTGTGCCGTCTTGCGCTCCAGTGCAATAACCCGGACGCAAAAGgtgagaaggccaaggaacTAGTCAAGGCCTTCCTTGACAGCCGGGCGCAAAGCGAGACGAGTTTCCAGAATGAGATCAGCATGCGCAAGTTTGCCGAAAAGTGCATcaaggatggggagatgTTTGTCATTAGCTGG AACCCCAAGGGTAAATTCGCCACCACCCGCTGGCTCCAAAAGGACGAGACAACGTTTTACACGGACGAGATGGAGCGAGTGCAGCAGTGGCAGTACTACATCTCGTCGTACATCCGGATCGAGAACACGGAAGGGATCCCGCGGTCTCGGCTGCAAAAGGTGTTGCTAGAGCGGAACCTGCCCTCGGACGCTAAGGACTCCTCTGACGATGGTTTCTCGCCCAAGCCGCTGGTGTACTCTGAGAACCTGATTGTCCGGACCTGCCTCAACTCTTACAAGATGGTGTTTGAGCAGGGCACTAGTGACTGCGCCGTCTACAGTACCGATTCGGCcagggaggttgaggtggacgGGGACGAGGACGCGGCACAGGCGATGTTTTCGGCggagttgaggggggagaagatcaaggagagGTTGTTGATTAATAACCAGTGGATGAAGGGGCATAGTCATGATGAGGTGCAGAGGTCGAAGGATGATTTTCAgaggtggatggatggggttgttgggggggtggatggaggggagggacaGGGGCAGGATGTGGCTAtggagggttga